In one Rhopalosiphum padi isolate XX-2018 chromosome 3, ASM2088224v1, whole genome shotgun sequence genomic region, the following are encoded:
- the LOC132927692 gene encoding 52 kDa repressor of the inhibitor of the protein kinase-like: MLKKEIEANRLKVIPIVKTVIFCGRQGIALRGHRDSEMLLNANENINEPECNDGNFRQLLRFRIDAGDEYLKSHLTSCAKNATYLSWKIQNEILSACNNLILQNLVCAVNKAKGFSVLADETSDISNKEQLTICVRYVNLEQKKIREDFLQFVEVTDVSGKALAQTILQNLEIMGLELKYLIGQGYDGAAAMSGKFNGTQKHINDKYPMALYIHCGAHCLNLAISFSCNVTDIRNCMGTMQAICNFFGYPKRQNVLKISIQNELHESKLKKLKKFCPTRWVERHDAVLVFHELQPAVVDALNEISTWKDNETSALANQLSSSIHQLRFQVALLILVKVFSISAPLSKFLQTENLDLESALEFADMTQSTIKQIRDNANAEFEKIFKEVEDVCSSFDITVSVPRTTSRQKNRSNVMNNNPIEYYRISTFIPFLDNFLEQLHGRFLEHRAKLKNFNCLLPKTSKQISEETFEDFKILFNFYTDILSDSINLTSLEMGYGELKLWYNSCAFKSPNLSSTITELFFHCNPDFFPLISKLLQILITLPVTTATGERSFSSLRRLKNYLRNTTGQMRLNGLAVLNIHQDINVDPSMIIDEMAKTSKRRLNLNL, translated from the coding sequence ATGcttaaaaaagaaattgaagCAAACCGGTTAAAGGTTATTCCAATAGTAAAAACAGTTATATTTTGTGGAAGGCAAGGTATAGCCTTAAGAGGCCATAGGGACAGCGAAATGTTATTAAATGCTAATGAGAATATTAATGAGCCTGAATGTAACGATGGAAATTTTAGACAGTTACTTCGGTTTCGAATAGATGCTGGAGATGAATATTTAAAGAGTCATTTAACTTCTTGCGCAAAAAATGCAACATATCTGAGCTGGAAAATACAAAATGAGATACTTTCTGCTtgtaataatcttattttacaaaatctTGTATGTGCTGTAAACAAAGCCAAAGGGTTTTCTGTATTGGCTGATGAGACCAGTGACATCTCCAATAAAGAACAGCTCACCATTTGTGTGCGTTATGTTaatttagaacaaaaaaaaattagagaagattttttacaatttgtggAAGTTACTGATGTAAGTGGCAAAGCATTAGCACAAACTATACTTCAAAATCTTGAGATCATGGGACTCGAACTGAAATACTTAATTGGACAAGGGTATGATGGAGCGGCGGCTATGTCCGGGAAATTTAATGGAACACAAAAACATATCAATGATAAATATCCAATGGCTTTATATATCCACTGTGGAGCACATTGTTTAAACTTGGCTATTTCGTTTAGTTGTAATGTAACTGATATTCGAAACTGTATGGGCACAATGCAAGCTATATGTAACTTTTTTGGCTATCCTAAAAGACAAAATGTACTCAAAATATCAATTCAGAATGAACTACatgaatcaaaattgaaaaaactaaaaaagttttgCCCTACAAGGTGGGTTGAGCGACATGACGCTGTACTTGTGTTTCATGAACTTCAACCAGCAGTTGTGGATGCACTTAATGAAATATCTACTTGGAAAGATAATGAGACTTCTGCTTTAGCTAACCAACTTAGTTCCTCCATCCATCAATTAAGGTTTCAAGTAGCCTTATTGATATTAGTAAAAGTATTTTCAATAAGTGCTCCTTTGAGCAAATTTCTTCAAACTGAAAACTTAGATTTAGAATCTGCTCTAGAATTTGCTGATATGACTCAATCAACTATAAAACAAATCCGTGATAACGCTAATGCtgagtttgaaaaaatatttaaagaagtaGAGGATGTCTGTAGTAGTTTTGATATAACTGTTAGTGTTCCAAGAACAACAAGTCGACAAAAAAATAGGAGTaatgttatgaataataatccaatagaatattatagaatCTCAACATTCATCCCATTTCTTGATAATTTTCTTGAACAACTACACGGACGATTTCTTGAACATAGGGCCAAACTAAAAAATTTCAACTGCTTATTACCTAAGACCAGCAAACAAATATCTGAAGAAACATTTGAGGACTTCAAAATtctgttcaatttttatactgATATATTAAGTGACAGCATCAATTTGACTAGCTTAGAAATGGGTTATGGTGAACTTAAACTGTGGTATAACAGTTGTGCATTCAAATCACCAAATTTGTCGTCAACAATAACAGAACTATTTTTCCATTGTAATCCtgatttttttcctttaatcTCAAAGTTATtgcaaatattaattacacTGCCAGTCACAACAGCTACTGGAGAGAGGTCTTTTTCATCCTTGCGTCGACTTAAAAATTATCTCAGAAATACTACTGGTCAAATGAGACTAAATGGATTGGCAGTCCTCAATATACACCAAGATATTAATGTTGATCCATCAATGATTATTGATGAAATGGCTAAAACTTCAAAACGGAGACTCAATCttaatttataa